A genomic region of Desulfosarcina ovata subsp. ovata contains the following coding sequences:
- a CDS encoding polysaccharide biosynthesis/export family protein — protein MNRRIRMICRHPEVVPGVGNTIRTNKKWGTAILGLLILIVTALGAAGCGGPSGYGKGVTNLSVASPSAIPAAYLIGAGDELEVLYYIDPDVDLPEYRVDSEDTLRVDFYYYPVMSKTLSVRPDGYITLPPIGDVKARNKKPTDLAREISELYTPILAKPVVTVEVIAFNTKIEELKRAIYNQERGMSRLAVVRPDGVISLPYIGDVKAAGLTTHQLQEQLHRRYAHILYNLSTTVVVLNARSNRIYVLGEVERPDFYELLGPTTLTQLLATAGGLTREAKTDQVIIVRRGKNGQPDAHIVYMNQIIGEASLLDPMLQQYDVIYVPRSAMARAALTADFLWRIVPLRFTVDYNLN, from the coding sequence ATGAATCGAAGAATTCGAATGATTTGCCGACATCCCGAAGTTGTGCCTGGTGTCGGAAACACGATCAGGACAAACAAAAAGTGGGGCACCGCCATCCTTGGGTTGCTGATCTTAATCGTGACGGCCTTGGGTGCGGCGGGATGCGGCGGCCCAAGTGGATATGGAAAAGGGGTGACGAATCTTAGTGTTGCTTCTCCCTCCGCCATTCCGGCCGCTTATTTAATCGGTGCCGGAGATGAACTGGAAGTCCTTTACTACATCGATCCCGATGTTGACCTGCCGGAATACCGCGTCGACAGTGAAGATACGTTGCGGGTCGATTTTTATTACTACCCGGTAATGAGCAAAACCTTATCCGTCAGACCGGATGGCTATATCACCCTGCCACCCATTGGTGATGTAAAGGCCCGCAACAAGAAACCAACCGATCTGGCCCGAGAAATCTCCGAACTGTACACCCCTATCCTGGCCAAGCCGGTGGTAACAGTGGAAGTCATCGCCTTCAATACCAAAATCGAGGAGCTCAAACGGGCCATCTACAATCAAGAAAGAGGCATGTCCCGCCTGGCCGTGGTCAGGCCCGACGGCGTCATTTCGCTACCCTATATCGGGGATGTCAAAGCGGCCGGTTTGACGACCCACCAATTGCAGGAACAATTGCATCGGCGCTACGCCCACATTCTCTACAACTTGAGCACCACCGTGGTGGTACTCAATGCCCGCTCCAACCGAATCTATGTTTTGGGTGAAGTCGAACGACCCGACTTCTATGAACTGCTCGGCCCAACGACCCTGACCCAATTGCTGGCCACTGCGGGCGGATTGACCAGGGAGGCCAAAACCGATCAGGTCATTATCGTCAGGCGGGGAAAAAACGGGCAGCCCGATGCCCATATTGTGTATATGAATCAGATCATAGGTGAGGCTTCACTTCTGGATCCGATGCTTCAACAATATGATGTGATCTATGTGCCACGCAGCGCCATGGCCAGAGCGGCCTTGACAGCGGATTTTCTGTGGCGGATTGTCCCGTTGCGTTTTACGGTGGACTACAACCTGAATTAA
- a CDS encoding OmpA family protein, translating to MNKITLILFFFTALTACAHNGGNSFSEQGIYVESPYFPTEISVDGKVVGTTPLVIDYSTIHQRELKITAVALEDETFRQELVFSIPPLPRKIVVLALHTSAPVVSAESSQATVSAQGTDDSSKGGASECLPEPIFTPVIFFNTDKSDISSPAQETLRAFYDIMKNNAYHMEIVGFADERHWAPYNLKLSLERARAVFETLHSLGLSANRMHVEGRGEIQTLNGQGHQMSWDHNRRVEIRIHE from the coding sequence ATGAATAAAATAACTTTGATTCTGTTCTTTTTTACCGCTTTAACGGCCTGTGCCCACAACGGTGGAAATTCATTCTCTGAACAGGGGATCTATGTGGAATCGCCGTATTTTCCCACTGAAATCAGTGTCGATGGCAAAGTCGTTGGAACGACACCGTTGGTGATTGATTATTCAACAATTCATCAACGGGAGTTGAAGATTACCGCAGTTGCATTGGAAGACGAGACCTTTCGCCAGGAATTGGTCTTCTCTATACCGCCGTTGCCCAGAAAAATTGTGGTGTTAGCCTTGCACACCTCAGCACCAGTGGTATCCGCAGAATCATCTCAAGCCACGGTATCGGCGCAAGGGACGGATGACTCATCAAAAGGTGGGGCTTCCGAGTGCCTGCCTGAACCCATTTTTACCCCCGTCATCTTTTTCAATACCGACAAAAGTGACATATCCTCACCGGCACAGGAAACCCTGCGGGCCTTTTACGATATCATGAAAAATAATGCCTACCATATGGAAATTGTCGGATTCGCCGACGAACGCCATTGGGCCCCCTACAATCTTAAATTATCCCTTGAAAGGGCCCGGGCGGTTTTTGAGACGCTGCATTCCCTGGGGCTGTCCGCCAATAGAATGCATGTGGAAGGCCGCGGCGAGATTCAGACCCTAAATGGCCAGGGTCATCAAATGAGCTGGGATCATAACCGCAGAGTCGAAATAAGGATCCACGAATGA
- a CDS encoding sugar transferase, with translation MPSIASTAVLLANGPTVIDAVPIAATPKFMLPIADRPLLEYQVSVLAAAGVKKIIICVSCECQVAFDHLMENMPDYRVQMRCITQTAPRGTGGCLKDVASYISGDDFWVFGADLFLDTDLKPMIDFHRKRNAVATVAAVCEGIPPWGYERVQCDDHGNVKTIHRYHPSQNRRSRFRPLGLYLFKRKILDRIPDQGFFDLKEQLFQLLYDTGTAAMAYEVMRYWRTISSLDNYMAANRDVLLRRTEFPFLQQHDTAFDPDAADPNGKMIAPLFLGKDIRVGTDAVLIGPSAVGHGCDIGSHVVVNGCLVFPGARIGAHAQLTNCIIGENAVIENGAILRDSVLLDKIDTADDATGRLSPVLDNIPGETGINKKGRIIHRCGYLLWKRGFDIAFSLLALTLLSPLMLLIAIAIKLDSPGTVFFHQRRCGWYGVDFDMYKFRTMVQNAEAVKRKIHHLNQVDGPMFKIVGDPRVTRVGRFLRATNLDEVPQFFNILIGEMALVGPRPLSWDEMRYNPRWRDQRITVPPGLIGLWQLKSHQNLAFADWIHNDFRYVRECSVLLDFKILLLSVVQAAKGVFRLLGSILTRQPRPKETDK, from the coding sequence ATGCCCTCAATCGCCTCCACCGCTGTCCTGCTCGCCAACGGCCCCACGGTCATCGACGCCGTGCCCATTGCCGCCACCCCTAAGTTCATGCTGCCCATCGCCGATCGTCCGTTATTGGAATATCAGGTGTCGGTTCTCGCTGCCGCCGGCGTAAAAAAAATCATCATCTGCGTCAGCTGTGAGTGCCAGGTTGCATTTGACCATCTCATGGAGAACATGCCGGACTATCGGGTTCAGATGCGCTGCATTACCCAGACTGCCCCCCGGGGAACTGGCGGCTGTCTGAAAGATGTGGCTTCTTATATTTCAGGGGATGATTTCTGGGTATTCGGAGCAGATCTGTTTTTGGATACCGATTTGAAGCCGATGATCGACTTTCACCGTAAGCGGAACGCCGTCGCCACGGTGGCCGCAGTCTGCGAGGGGATCCCACCATGGGGTTACGAAAGGGTTCAGTGCGATGATCACGGAAATGTTAAAACGATCCATCGCTATCATCCTTCCCAGAACCGGCGCAGCCGCTTCAGGCCGCTGGGGCTGTATCTTTTCAAACGCAAGATTCTGGACCGTATTCCCGACCAAGGCTTTTTCGATCTGAAAGAGCAGCTTTTCCAGTTGCTTTACGACACCGGCACGGCGGCCATGGCTTACGAAGTCATGCGGTACTGGCGTACCATATCCAGCTTGGACAACTATATGGCCGCCAATCGCGATGTGCTGCTACGCAGAACGGAATTTCCCTTTCTCCAGCAACACGACACAGCGTTCGATCCGGATGCCGCCGATCCAAACGGCAAAATGATTGCGCCGCTCTTTCTTGGTAAAGACATTCGTGTCGGCACGGATGCCGTACTGATCGGCCCCTCGGCCGTGGGGCACGGATGTGACATCGGCAGCCATGTGGTGGTAAACGGCTGCCTGGTATTTCCGGGGGCCCGCATCGGCGCCCATGCCCAGCTGACCAATTGCATCATCGGCGAAAATGCCGTGATCGAAAACGGCGCCATTCTCCGCGACAGTGTTTTGCTGGATAAAATCGACACGGCCGATGACGCAACCGGCCGGCTGTCGCCGGTTCTGGACAACATTCCCGGTGAGACCGGCATCAACAAAAAAGGCCGGATCATCCACCGGTGCGGCTACCTGCTCTGGAAAAGAGGTTTCGATATCGCTTTTTCGCTGCTGGCATTGACTCTGCTGAGCCCTTTGATGCTGCTGATCGCCATCGCCATCAAGCTGGATTCACCGGGAACGGTATTCTTCCATCAACGGCGCTGCGGATGGTACGGTGTCGATTTCGACATGTACAAATTTCGAACCATGGTGCAAAACGCCGAAGCGGTCAAACGCAAGATTCATCACCTGAACCAGGTAGATGGCCCCATGTTCAAAATCGTCGGCGATCCGCGGGTGACCCGCGTCGGCCGTTTTTTGAGGGCCACCAACCTGGACGAGGTGCCGCAGTTTTTCAATATCTTGATTGGCGAGATGGCGCTGGTCGGTCCGCGGCCGCTCTCCTGGGACGAGATGCGCTATAATCCCCGCTGGCGCGATCAGCGCATTACGGTGCCGCCGGGGCTGATCGGCCTGTGGCAGCTCAAGTCCCACCAAAACCTTGCCTTTGCAGATTGGATCCATAACGACTTCCGTTATGTTCGCGAGTGTTCGGTATTGCTTGATTTTAAAATTCTGCTGCTCTCCGTGGTTCAGGCGGCAAAAGGGGTTTTCCGATTGCTTGGAAGCATATTGACACGCCAACCACGGCCAAAGGAAACCGATAAGTGA